The Candidatus Woesearchaeota archaeon genomic interval ATATTACCTTCTGGAGGTATGGATATTCGATGAGTTTAACAACGATTGCGCAATTCCTCTACGACATAGGATTTTATGACGTCATTCTGCCTTTTTTATTTATTTTCACCATTGTATTTGCCGTGCTGCAAAAAAGCACTGCTTTTGGAACCTATGAAGGAGGAGTTCCCAAGAAGAATATCAACGCTCTTGTCGCATTTGTTGTGGGTTTTCTCTTTGTTGCAAGTATCTCACGTGTTGCAGCATTTGAGAGTATCGCGCAGCGTATCTCGTTAGCACTTGTTGCAATGGTTATGGTCTCGCTAGTCTTAGGTGCTTTTGGTCAGCATTTAGATGTAGGAAAATCAAAAGCATATTGGATAGTGGTGCTTATCATCGTTGTTGCTATCTTCGTTTCCTCGCTTGGTTTTAGCGATTATATCTCTGGCCGAAGCGTTCTTGAGGTTCTTTTGACACCTTGGCTTGTTATGATCTTCTTCTTTTTACTCGTCGTGTGGTTTATTGTAAGAGATACAGGGACAAACAAGCCAAAGGAGACGACAAAAAAGAAAGTGTCGTCATCATCTAAGAAGTCTGAGTCGCCTGTACTGCCACAAGCACCAGAAGGTTTTGATTACAAACTTGTTGATGAAGGCGTTCCGCCTAAAAAGTAATTAGTTATTCAACTTTCTCAACTTTGTAGTGCCAGTAGTAGGTAATCTCCTTTGAACGCTCATCATAATCATAGACAAAGAAATCATTCGGACCTGGTCTGAACATAGTGTGTCCATGTTCATTTCGCACAGCTGAAGAGTGGAAATGCCCTCCTAGGCGAACAACTGATGTGTCGTCTGCAAGGTATTCTCTCGCAGCAGTTCCGCCGCCGTTGAGCGGGTCTTCTTGAGTGTCGGGAGTTTTATGGTAGAGCATGATGTTTGCAGCAGTTCCCTTTTCAAGACGCTTAAGCTCAGATTCATTTGCTTCTTTTGCATCTGGGTACCCTGAGGCGTAGTTAATAAAATAGTTTTGCACGAACGGTGCGATGGTGGGTTCTTGATAGAGTTTTGGAAGTTCTCCTGTGTTGTTTATTGCTTGCACGCTTACTCCATTGATATCTATTGAGGGGACGCGCTCAACAAAGGTGATGTTATCAAGAATATCGTAGGCGAGTGTGAGATCCCAATTTCCAAGTGTTGCGTAGATGGGTGCTTTAAATTTCTTAAATGCTTCATTCGCTTTCTGGTAGCTTGCTATGATCGGTTCAAGCGCAATCATTGTTGCTTCTTGTTGGCGTTGCAGAAGTATTCGCTGTTCCTCTTCGGGGAGTTTTGCAAGATCTTCTATGCGAGTTATGCCTTTTTCTTGAAGGGTGCTTTGTGATTGTTGCAATAGTGGAATTGCTTTTGCACTTGACTCTCTAAGTGATTTTTCAAGTGTGCTTTCTGCGGGGTCGCCAAGAATATCGCCTGTGTGGAACCATGCGTCGATGTTATTTGCATTTGAGAATTGAGCTATTGCTTCGAGAATTTTTTCACGACCATTTGTGGTCGTTACGTGAGTATCACTCATATGTGCGAGTCTCATAATAAAATAAATTCACCTCTTTTCAAAAATGTCAACCTCTTTTTGGCATGCCAAAAATTTACGCTGTTTACTCAGCACTTGCTTCTTCAACAAGTTTGCTGATAGCGTATTCCACAACGTGTGATTTGTTGCGGAATTGTGGTTTCTTTAGAAAAGCCTGCACCTTTGCGATGGACTCTTCTGAAAGAGAGATGGACATTTTGTATTTCATACTACTGAGTGTGAGCAGCTCATATATAAATCTTACTAATTTTGAGTACTTTAAAGTAGTTACCTTTTTACAAGACCCTTGGCAGTCTTTAAACTCTGTTTTCGTGGTTCTGGAGTAATTATACGTAAATAGATCTAAAATTAGGTATAATTAAATATATTTTAAGAAACCTTTAAATAGATATTGAAATATGTATCTTTGTGGTTAAGCTGCAATTTGATCAAAAACAGTACAAACTCACCATCCCCAAAGCGCTGGTAGAAGCAAAGGGGTGGCGCAAAGGAACACGTTTACGCGTAGAACTTGACACTGCTGGAAATCTTGTTCTCAAGGAGGAGCAATCATGACTTTTTTTAAAAGCTACCTGACTCTTACGGCAATTCTCTCCTTGCTCATCATTCCCCTAAGCATAGAACCAACCATCACAGGCATGTCCATACTCTCACAGACAATTTCCACAAGCATCTTTATCACCATCATACTCCTTGGAGTAATAGGGCTGCTCATAGCAGAACTTATCATCACCAAACCCGCAGCACCAGTGATAAAAACCAGAACTCTAGAACACGTAGATGAAGATATTAAACGAATTACAAGGAGGCTCAAACAGTGAGACGAGTTATTGAATTACGAAAACAAGCACGCAACCTTGACCCTATTATTCGCATTGGAAAAAACGGTCTCACCGAGGGTGTACTCAACCAGATCAAACTTGCCCTTGAAAAAAGAAAGCTCATCAAAATAAAGTTCCTTAAAAGCTATGAAGAAAGTGTAGATGATGCAGCAACAAAAATAGCATCAGAACTTCACTGCACACTCATCGACAAAATAGGAAAAGTAGTGGTGCTAGCTAAATGATGCTAAAACGAGAAGAATGCAAACCGGAACACTTGATAGTGATAAAACACCATTATAAACTCAAGCGAGGATATGCCCCATTATGAGCCCAAAAGAAAAGCTTGCGAAATACGGTTTCAAAGGAGAGCCTGATAAAATGGCCTTTGATCGTAACAGCGAGCCCGTTGAACTCGACCCTCCCTACCCCAAGCCAAAACACCGATTCAGATTCACCCTTGAACAACAAGGACTGGATATAGAAGAAATCTACTACTGGATACACACATCAATAGTTGATGATTTTGGATTTGCAGATACGCACAAGATTAAAGATATTTTCACCTCGAGTGAAATGTCAAGCTTCTTCGGAGCATCCCAACAACGATTACAAATTCAACAAGGACAGGTCTCAAACTACT includes:
- a CDS encoding metallophosphoesterase, encoding MRLAHMSDTHVTTTNGREKILEAIAQFSNANNIDAWFHTGDILGDPAESTLEKSLRESSAKAIPLLQQSQSTLQEKGITRIEDLAKLPEEEQRILLQRQQEATMIALEPIIASYQKANEAFKKFKAPIYATLGNWDLTLAYDILDNITFVERVPSIDINGVSVQAINNTGELPKLYQEPTIAPFVQNYFINYASGYPDAKEANESELKRLEKGTAANIMLYHKTPDTQEDPLNGGGTAAREYLADDTSVVRLGGHFHSSAVRNEHGHTMFRPGPNDFFVYDYDERSKEITYYWHYKVEKVE
- a CDS encoding AbrB/MazE/SpoVT family DNA-binding domain-containing protein yields the protein MVKLQFDQKQYKLTIPKALVEAKGWRKGTRLRVELDTAGNLVLKEEQS
- a CDS encoding YhbY family RNA-binding protein; the protein is MRRVIELRKQARNLDPIIRIGKNGLTEGVLNQIKLALEKRKLIKIKFLKSYEESVDDAATKIASELHCTLIDKIGKVVVLAK